Proteins from a single region of Ziziphus jujuba cultivar Dongzao chromosome 1, ASM3175591v1:
- the LOC125419806 gene encoding LOW QUALITY PROTEIN: dynamin-related protein 4C (The sequence of the model RefSeq protein was modified relative to this genomic sequence to represent the inferred CDS: deleted 2 bases in 1 codon): protein MKMGQLTSSKSTVVPQQEASNALVGVLDPNEPLSAPIVSSYNDRIRPLLDAIDRLRELMVMEEGIQLPTIVVVGDQSSGKSSVLESLAGISLPRGQGICTRVPLIMRLQHHSDPQPVLSLEFSDQVVPTDEDHISEAINEATERIAGNGKGISNNPITLVVKKKGVPDLTMVDLPGITRVPVHGQPDNIYEQTRDIIMEYITPEESIILNVLSASVDFTTCESIRMSQSVDKTGERTIAVVTKADRAPEGLLEKVTADDVNIGLGYVCVRNRIGNESYEEARMEEATLFKTHPLLSKIDKSIVGIPVLAQKLVQIQATSIARNLPEIVKKINDKLNSYVAELSRLPKHLSSVAEATTAFMQIVGLAKESLRKILIRGEFEEYPDDKKMHCSARLVEMLNKFSDELHSYAESDRTRDFLMDEIKILEETKDISLPNFLPRTAFLSILQRKVKEISGMPINFVDKLWNYVEEVVMIVLMHHVGDYYQLQLSTRRAANNLIAKMKEKSIKWMEEVVEMEMVIDYTCNPEYISEWNKLMAQQDSFISGALDENRITSSIKLEGFGDIEVGHLKQYAHVLEQAFDLRMRMTAYWKIVLRRLVDSMALHLQLSVKNLVNKDLEFEIVNELFGSNVGGIERFMEESPSIASKRSKLNKSILKLKGCKDVVANIFDRIVAHAD, encoded by the exons ATGAAAATGGGGCAGCTCACTTCTTCTAAAAGCACCGTAGTACCACAACAAGAGGCCTCAAATGCACTTGTTGGAGTACTAGACCCCAATGAGCCTCTTAGTGCACCCATTGTTTCCTCCTACAACGATCGCATTCGTCCACTTCTCGATGCAATCGACAGGCTCCGAGAGCTCATGGTCATGGAAGAAGGAATACAGCTCCCGACCATCGTTGTCGTCGGAGACCAATCCTCCGGCAAGTCCAGCGTCCTCGAATCACTGGCCGGTATCAGCCTTCCAAGAGGTCAAGGTATCTGCACAAGGGTTCCCCTTATAATGAGACTTCAACACCACTCTGATCCTCAACCTGTACTTTCCCTGGAGTTCAGCGACCAAGTTGTTCCCACAGATGAAGACCATATCTCAGAAGCTATAAATGAAGCCACCGAAAGAATTGCTGGAAACGGCAAGGGAATTTCCAACAATCCCATAACTCTGGTGGTGAAAAAGAAGGGTGTTCCAGATTTGACAATGGTTGATCTTCCCGGAATTACCAGAGTTCCAGTTCATGGGCAGCCTGATAACATATATGAACAGACAAGGGATATAATCATGGAGTATATAACTCCGGAAGAGAGTATCATTCTAAATGTGTTATCGGCAAGCGTTGATTTCACTACGTGTGAATCAATTAGGATGTCGCAGAGCGTTGATAAAACAGGGGAGAGAACAATTGCCGTGGTTACCAAGGCAGATAGAGCTCCTGAAGGACTTCTTGAGAAGGTGACTGCTGATGATGTCAATATTGGTCTTGGCTATGTCTGTGTCAGGAATCGGATTGGAAATGAATCTTATGAAGAGGCTCGAATGGAGGAAGCTACTCTGTTCAAAACTCATCCACTTCTCTCCAAGATTGACAAATCCATTGTGGGCATTCCTGTTTTGGCGCAGAAGCTGGTTCAGATTCAAGCGACAAGTATAGCTCGGAATCTTCCCGAGATTGTCAAGAAGATCAATGACAAGTTGAATTCCTATGTTGCTGAGCTCAGCAGGCTGCCAAAGCATCTGTCCTCTGTTGCTGAGGCTACAACAGCTTTTATGCAGATTGTTGGGCTTGCGAAGGAATCGCTGAGGAAAATTCTTATTAGAGGAGAGTTCGAGGAATACCCTGATGATAAAAAAATGCATTGCAGTGCTCGTTTGGTCGAGATGCTCAACAAGTTTTCTGATGAGCTTCACAGCTATGCTGAAAGTGATCGGACTAGGGACTTTCTAATGGATGAGATCAAGATTTTGGAGGAAACCAAAGACATTTCGCTGCCAAACTTCCTTCCCCGCACTGCTTTTCTCAGCATTCTGCAAAGAAAGGTGAAGGAAATATCAGGTATGCCTATT aat TTTGTGGACAAGTTATGGAATTACGTAGAAGAGGTGGTGATG ATTGTGTTGATGCATCATGTGGGAGACTATTACCAGCTTCAGTTATCGACCAGACGAGCTGCGAATAACCTGATAGCCAAGATGAAAGAAAAGTCTATCAAATGGATGGAGGAGGTTGTGGAAATGGAGATGGTGATAGATTATACTTGCAATCCAGAATATATATCCGAATGGAATAAGTTAATGGCCCAACAGGATTCGTTCATAAGTGGAGCCTTGGACGAAAATCGAATAACCAGTAGCATAAAGCTTGAAGGATTTGGTGACATTGAAGTTGGACATCTCAAGCAATATGCACATGTTCTTGAGCAGGCTTTTGATTTGAGGATGAGAATGACAGCTTATTGGAAAATAGTCTTGAGAAGATTGGTTGATTCTATGGCTCTGCATTTGCAGCTGAGTGTGAAGAACCTTGTGAATAAGGACTTGGAATTTGAGATAGTGAATGAGCTATTTGGAAGTAATGTTGGCGGGATTGAGAGGTTCATGGAGGAATCGCCATCAATTGCTTCAAAGCGTTCAAAGCTGAACAAGAGCATCTTGAAGCTGAAGGGGTGTAAAGATGTTGTAGCAAACATCTTTGACAGAATCGTAGCTCATGCTGATTAA
- the LOC125420659 gene encoding dynamin-related protein 4C, whose product MGPSYDFASANSKANHHTSLAITPVDPNEPISAPIISSYNQRIRPLLDAIDKLRELMVMEEGIQLPTIVVVGDQSSGKSSVLESLAGISLPRGQGICTRVPLVMKLQNHSDPQPELSLEFNGEVTFTDEDHISEDINDVTERIAGRGKGISNSPITLVVKKLGVPDLTMVDLPGITRVPVHGQPENIYEQIRDIIMEYITPEESIILNVLSATVDFTTCESIRMSQSVDKTGERTLAVVTKADKAPEGLLEKVTADDVNIGLGYVCVRNRIGNESYEEARVEEANLFQTHPLLSRIDKSIVGIPVLAQKLVEIQATSIARNLPEIVKKIDDKLNTSVGELKKLPKHVNSAAEATTTFMQIVGVVKESLRKILLRGEFEEYQDDKHMHCTARLAERLSEFSDELHTCAESDPIGDFLMDEIKILEESKEISLPNFLPRTAFLGLLNRKVKGISGKPIEFVGDLWDYIEEVVMKVLMQHVEDYYQLQLSTRRAGQNLIAKMKERSIKWMQEIVEMEMVTDYTCNPEYISEWNKLMAQRDMFLFELFENEARPSKVKIDGLWKVEHYDNKNRCGAPIKVERLGEIEVEGLRQYRHLIPQAFDLRMRMIAYWKIVLRRFVDCMALHLQLSVRNLVDKELEMEIISESVASHVGGIEKLMEELPSVASKRVRLNRSIKKLRDCKAVVANMRDRIVSYGD is encoded by the coding sequence atgggtCCTAGCTATGACTTCGCTTCAGCAAACTCCAAAGCCAACCATCATACCTCACTTGCAATTACACCAGTAGATCCCAATGAACCCATCTCCGCACCCATTATTTCCTCTTACAACCAACGCATTCGTCCTCTTCTCGATGCCATCGACAAGCTCCGGGAACTCATGGTCATGGAAGAAGGAATTCAGCTCCCCACCATCGTCGTCGTCGGAGATCAATCCTCCGGCAAGTCCAGCGTCCTCGAATCACTCGCCGGTATCAGCCTTCCGAGAGGTCAGGGTATCTGCACCAGGGTCCCACTTGTAATGAAACTCCAAAACCACTCTGATCCTCAGCCTGAACTTTCCTTGGAGTTCAACGGCGAAGTGACTTTCACCGACGAAGATCATATCTCAGAAGACATAAACGATGTCACAGAAAGAATTGCTGGCCGTGGTAAAGGAATTTCTAACAGCCCCATAACTTTGGTGGTGAAAAAGTTGGGTGTTCCTGACTTGACCATGGTTGATCTTCCTGGAATTACCAGAGTCCCAGTTCATGGACAGCCAGAGAACATATATGAACAAATCAGAGATATAATCATGGAGTATATAACTCCGGAAGAGAGTATCATTCTCAATGTGTTATCTGCAACCGTTGATTTCACTACCTGTGAATCAATTAGGATGTCGCAGAGCGTTGACAAAACAGGGGAGAGAACACTTGCCGTCGTTACCAAGGCAGATAAAGCTCCTGAAGGACTTCTAGAGAAGGTTACTGCCGATGATGTCAATATTGGTCTTGGCTATGTCTGTGTCAGGAATCGGATTGGAAATGAATCTTATGAAGAAGCTCGAGTGGAGGAAGCTAATCTGTTCCAAACTCATCCACTTCTTTCAAGAATTGATAAATCTATTGTGGGTATTCCTGTTTTGGCACAGAAGCTGGTTGAGATTCAAGCGACTAGTATAGCTCGAAATCTTCCTGAGATTGTCAAGAAGATCGATGACAAGTTGAATACAAGTGTTGGTGAGCTCAAGAAGTTGCCAAAGCATGTGAATTCGGCTGCTGAGGCAACCACTACTTTTATGCAGATCGTTGGGGTTGTGAAGGAGTCGCTGAGGAAAATTCTTCTTAGAGGAGAATTTGAAGAATACCAAGATGATAAGCACATGCATTGCACCGCTCGTTTGGCTGAGAGGCTCAGCGAATTCTCTGATGAGCTTCATACCTGTGCCGAAAGCGATCCAATTGGTGACTTTCTAATGGATGAGATCAAGATTTTGGAAGAATCCAAAGAGATTTCTCTGCCAAACTTCCTTCCCCGGACTGCTTTTCTCGGCCTTTTAAATCGAAAGGTGAAGGGAATTTCAGGTAAGCCGATTGAGTTTGTTGGGGACTTATGGGATTACATAGAAGAAGTGGTGATGAAGGTTTTGATGCAACATGTGGAAGATTATTACCAGCTTCAATTGTCCACCAGACGAGCAGGCCAAAACCTGATAGCCAAGATGAAAGAAAGGTCCATCAAATGGATGCAGGAGATTGTGGAAATGGAGATGGTGACAGATTACACATGCAATCCAGAATATATATCTGAATGGAATAAGCTAATGGCTCAAAGGGATATGTTCCTGTTTGAACTCTTCGAAAATGAAGCAAGACCGAGTAAGGTGAAGATTGATGGTCTTTGGAAAGTTGAACACTATGACAACAAAAACAGGTGCGGTGCTCCTATAAAGGTTGAGCGTCTTGGGGAGATAGAAGTTGAAGGTCTGAGACAGTATAGGCATCTTATACCGCAGGCTTTTGACTTGAGGATGAGGATGATTGCATATTGGAAGATTGTACTGAGGAGGTTTGTTGATTGTATGGCTCTGCATCTGCAATTGAGTGTGAGGAATTTGGTGGACAAGGAGCTGGAAATGGAGATCATAAGTGAATCTGTGGCATCCCATGTTGGTGGGATTGAAAAATTGATGGAGGAATTGCCATCGGTGGCATCTAAGAGGGTGAGGCTGAATAGGAGCATCAAAAAGCTTAGGGACTGTAAAGCTGTTGTGGCTAACATGAGGGACAGAATTGTTTCCTATGgcgattaa
- the LOC125421288 gene encoding dynamin-related protein 4C-like, whose product MKMGQLTSSKSTVVPQQEASNALVGVLDPNEPLSAPIVSSYNDRIRPLLDAIDRLRELMVMEEGIQLPTIVVVGDQSSGKSSVLESLAGISLPRGQGICTRVPLIMRLQHHSDPQPVLSLEFSDQVVPTDEDHISEAINEATERIAGNGKGISNNPITLVVKKKGVPDLTMVDLPGITRVPVHGQPDNIYEQTRDIIMEYITPEESIILNVLSASVDFTTCESIRMSQSVDKTGERTIAVVTKADRAPEGLLEKVTADDVNIGLGYVCVRNRIGNESYEEARMEEATLFKTHPLLSKIDKSIVGIPVLAQKLVQIQATSIARNLPEIVKKINDKLNSYVAELSRLPKHLSSVAEATTAFMQIVGLAKESLRKILIRGEFEEYPDDKKMHCSARLVEMLNKFSDELHSYAESDRTRDFLMDEIKILEETKDISLPNFLPRTAFLSILQRKVKEISGMPIEFVDKLWNYVEQVVMIVLMHHVGDYYQLQLSTRRAANNLIAKMKEKSIKWMEEVVEMEMVTDYTCNPEYISEWNKLMAQQDSFISGAFDENRITCSIKLEGFGDIEVGHLKQYAHLLEQAFDLRMRMTAYWKLVLRRLVDSMALHLQLSVKNLVNKDLEFEIVNELFGSNVGGIERFMEESPSIASKRSKLNKSILKLKGCKDVVANIFDRIVAHAD is encoded by the coding sequence ATGAAAATGGGGCAGCTCACTTCTTCTAAAAGCACCGTAGTACCACAACAAGAGGCCTCAAATGCACTTGTTGGAGTACTAGACCCCAATGAGCCTCTTAGTGCACCCATTGTTTCCTCCTACAACGATCGCATTCGTCCACTTCTCGATGCAATCGACAGGCTCCGAGAGCTCATGGTCATGGAAGAAGGAATACAGCTCCCGACCATCGTTGTCGTCGGAGACCAATCCTCCGGCAAGTCCAGCGTCCTCGAATCACTGGCCGGTATCAGCCTTCCAAGAGGTCAAGGTATCTGCACAAGGGTTCCCCTTATAATGAGACTTCAACACCACTCTGATCCTCAACCTGTACTTTCCCTGGAGTTCAGCGACCAAGTTGTTCCCACAGATGAAGACCATATCTCAGAAGCTATAAATGAAGCCACCGAAAGAATTGCTGGAAACGGCAAGGGAATTTCCAACAATCCCATAACTCTGGTGGTGAAAAAGAAGGGTGTTCCTGATTTGACAATGGTTGATCTTCCCGGAATTACCAGAGTTCCAGTTCATGGGCAGCCTGATAACATATATGAACAGACGAGGGATATAATCATGGAGTATATAACTCCGGAAGAGAGTATCATTCTCAATGTGTTATCGGCAAGCGTTGATTTCACTACCTGTGAATCAATTAGGATGTCGCAGAGCGTTGATAAAACAGGGGAGAGAACAATTGCCGTGGTTACCAAGGCAGATAGAGCTCCTGAAGGACTTCTTGAGAAGGTGACTGCTGATGATGTCAATATTGGTCTTGGCTATGTCTGTGTCAGGAATCGGATTGGAAATGAATCTTATGAAGAGGCTCGAATGGAGGAAGCTACTCTGTTCAAAACTCATCCACTTCTCTCCAAGATTGACAAATCCATTGTGGGCATTCCTGTTTTGGCGCAGAAGCTGGTTCAGATTCAAGCGACAAGTATAGCTCGGAATCTTCCCGAGATTGTCAAGAAGATCAATGACAAGTTGAATTCCTATGTTGCTGAGCTCAGCAGGCTGCCAAAGCATCTGTCCTCTGTTGCTGAGGCTACAACAGCTTTTATGCAGATTGTTGGGCTTGCGAAGGAATCGCTGAGGAAAATTCTTATTAGAGGAGAGTTCGAGGAATACCCTGATGATAAAAAAATGCATTGCAGTGCTCGTTTGGTCGAGATGCTCAACAAGTTTTCTGATGAGCTTCACAGCTATGCTGAAAGTGATCGGACTAGGGACTTTCTAATGGATGAGATCAAGATTTTGGAGGAAACCAAAGACATTTCGCTGCCAAACTTCCTTCCCCGCACTGCTTTTCTCAGCATTTTGCAAAGAAAGGTGAAGGAAATATCAGGTATGCCTATTGAGTTTGTGGACAAGTTATGGAATTACGTAGAACAGGTGGTGATGATTGTGTTGATGCATCATGTGGGAGACTATTACCAGCTTCAGTTATCGACCAGACGAGCTGCGAATAACCTGATAGCCAAGATGAAAGAAAAGTCTATCAAATGGATGGAGGAGGTTGTGGAAATGGAGATGGTGACAGATTATACTTGCAATCCAGAATATATATCCGAATGGAATAAGTTAATGGCTCAACAGGATTCGTTCATAAGTGGAGCCTTCGACGAAAATCGAATAACCTGTAGCATAAAGCTTGAAGGATTTGGTGACATTGAAGTTGGACATCTCAAGCAATATGCACATCTTCTTGAGCAGGCTTTTGATTTGAGGATGAGAATGACAGCTTATTGGAAACTAGTCTTGAGAAGATTGGTTGATTCTATGGCCCTGCATTTGCAACTGAGTGTGAAGAACCTTGTTAATAAGGACTTGGAATTTGAGATAGTGAATGAGCTATTTGGAAGTAATGTTGGTGGGATTGAGAGGTTCATGGAGGAATCACCATCAATTGCTTCAAAGCGTTCAAAGCTGAACAAGAGCATCTTGAAGTTGAAGGGGTGTAAAGATGTTGTAGCAAACATCTTTGACAGAATTGTAGCTCATGCTGATTAA
- the LOC107413097 gene encoding probable LRR receptor-like serine/threonine-protein kinase At1g07650, giving the protein MSQQSKPHIMISTTKLSVAIALPSDATSMAFFSCELWWDLNGGVSDFPDIKNMESMEILMLKSCNIRGRIPEYISTLTNLRILDLSFNRLEGNIPNFGDLFRLSTIYLTSNKLTGLTPEWMIKERDDRYVIDLSYNNFSKNNLQPPTCRESLNLYRSFSIQNKSVLSDCLSPCSKDKYSLHINCGGKQIIIGNTKYEGDEDVGSAAKLFYNNTANWGFSNTGHFWDIQSGQDKYITKNVSILRMNNSGLYTTARLAPLSLTYFARCLANGKYTVKLHFAEIVFRDNISYYSVGRRMFDVYIQGKLELKDFNIEKEAGGVDKEVILIRKAVVNDKTLEIRFQWTGKGTTNAPRRGTYGSLISAISVESDFKPPAESKRKIYVAVGVVLVVCIVTSIILGILWWRGCFGGKESREQVLGGLDLKTGVFTFKQIKAATNNFDSGNKLGEGGFGSVYKGVLLDGTCIAVKQLSARSKQGNREFLNELGMISALEHPNLVKLHGRCTEGKQLVLVYEYMDNNSLAHSLFGQEKGGPLKLDWPTRQKICVGIAKGLTFLHEESAFKIVHRDIKASNILLDRDLNPKISDFGLAKMDEEENTHITTRVAGTIGYMAPEYALWGYLTDKADVYSFGVVALELVTGKSNMKFHPNENYVCLLDWALVSQQKGNLMELVDPRLGSEFNKEEAIRMIKIALLCHNPSPALRPTMSSVVSMLEGRSTVHELIMDPSIYGDKLRFEALRNQFNSFTTDTSSVN; this is encoded by the exons ATGTCCCAACAGTCAAAACCCCACATAATGATCAGTACAACAAAATTGTCGGTTGCAATTGCTCTACCAAGCGATGCAACATCAATGGCAT TTTTCTCATGCG AGCTTTGGTGGGACTTAAATGGTGGGGTTTCAGATTTTCCAGACATCAAAAACATGGAAAGCATGGAGATTTT GATGTTGAAGAGTTGTAACATAAGAGGAAGAATTCCTGAATATATATCTACCTTGACAAACTTGCGAATTTT AGATCTCAGCTTTAACAGATTGGAGGGAAACATTCCAAATTTTGGAGATTTATTTAGATTGAGCACAAT ATATCTGACAAGTAACAAGCTTACTGGACTTACGCCAGAGTGGATGATCAAAGAGAGAGATGATCGCTA TGTAATAGATCTTTCTTACAATAATTTCTCTAAGAACAATTTGCAACCACCTACTTGTCGTGAATCCTT GAATTTGTATAGAAGCTTTTCCATACAAAATAAATC AGTACTCAGTGATTGCCTGAGTCCATGTTCAAAAG ATAAGTATTCTTTGCATATAAATTGTGGTGGAAAACAAATCATTATTGGAAACACCAAGTATGAAGGGGATGAAGATGTAGGATCAGCAGCAAAGTTGTTTTACAACAACACCGCAAATTGGGGTTTTAGTAATACAGGTCACTTTTGGGATATTCAGAGTGGCCAAGACAAGTATATAACAAAAAATGTGTCCATACTAAGAATGAACAATTCTGGATTATACACAACAGCACGCCTCGCTCCTCTTTCACTGACATATTTTGCTCGTTGCTTAGCGAATGGAAAATATACGGTGAAACTTCACTTTGCAGAGATAGTGTTCAGAGACAACATATCTTATTATAGTGTTGGAAGAAGAATGTTTGATGTTTATATTCag GGGAAATTGGAGTTGAAAGACTTCAATATAGAAAAAGAAGCAGGTGGAGTTGATAAGGAAGTGATACTTATACGCAAAGCTGTTGTTAATGATAAGACTTTAGAGATCCGATTTCAATGGACCGGGAAAGGTACAACAAATGCTCCAAGACGAGGAACATATGGTTCTCTTATATCAGCTATCTCCGTGGAGTCCG ATTTCAAACCTCCTGCTGAaagcaaaaggaaaatataCGTTGCTGTTGGAGTTGTTTTAGTAGTATGCATTGTTACTTCTATAATTTTAGGCATTCTTTGGTGGAGAGGTTGTTTTGGCGGCAAGGAATCAAGGGAACAAG TTCTGGGAGGATTAGATTTGAAAACTGGTGTCTTTACATTCAAACAAATTAAAGCGGCAACTAACAATTTTGACTCTGGAAATAAGCTTGGAGAAGGTGGATTCGGATCTGTTTACAAG GGTGTATTATTAGATGGTACATGTATTGCAGTTAAGCAACTCTCTGCTAGATCAAAGCAAGGGAATCGTGAATTTTTGAATGAATTAGGCATGATTTCCGCTTTAGAACATCCAAATCTTGTTAAATTGCATGGACGTTGTACTGAAGGAAAGCAATTGGTATTGGTGTATGAATACATGGATAACAACAGCCTTGCACATTCCTTGTTTG GTCAGGAGAAAGGAGGTCCATTGAAATTGGACTGGCCCACAAGGCAGAAAATATGCGTGGGCATTGCCAAAGGGCTAACGTTCCTGCATGAGGAATCAGcatttaaaattgttcataGAGACATTAAAGCTTCAAATATATTGCTTGATAGGGACCTCAACCCTAAGATTTCTGACTTTGGTCTAGCTAAAATGGACGAAGAGGAGAACACCCACATCACCACAAGAGTTGCCGGAACTAT AGGATACATGGCGCCAGAGTATGCACTATGGGGTTATTTAACAGATAAAGCCGATGTTTACAGTTTTGGGGTTGTTGCATTGGAACTTGTGACTGGCAAAAGCAACATGAAATTTCATCCAAATGAGAATTATGTGTGCCTTCTAGATTGG GCCCTTGTTTCACAACAAAAGGGAAATTTAATGGAGCTGGTTGATCCAAGGTTGGGATCAGAGTTCAATAAGGAAGAAGCGATTAGAATGATTAAAATAGCTTTATTGTGCCACAATCCATCTCCTGCACTTCGACCTACCATGTCTAGTGTCGTGAGCATGCTTGAAGGTCGAAGTACCGTTCACGAATTGATTATGGATCCAAGTATTTATGGTGATAAATTGAGGTTTGAAGCCTTGAGAAACCAGTTCAATTCATTCACAACAGACACCTCATCTGTAAATTAG